In a single window of the Planctomycetia bacterium genome:
- a CDS encoding class I SAM-dependent rRNA methyltransferase gives MSTTSATAEPEVATYPRVLLKPRKANPFYARHPWVLDSAIHRIEGDPADGAVVDLISDKGKWIARGVFNRRSRIQVRLYSWRADEALDETFFRQRLERAIRLRADLGLADPRGGARLVYSEADELSGLIVDRYGEHLVIYVTALAIAQRVEMIAGLLEELLHPVSILLRIDPTLASTEGIEVADGVLRGAAPEAPVLINEYGVQFTVDLTTGQKTGYFLDQRENRRVAAEYLRGRRVLDMFCYTGGFGLAAAKLGGATDVLAVDSSRKALAMAESNAALNGLTQIRFQVGEAFTVLDELVAAKDKFSGIILDPPKFARGRKSLEQALRAYHRLNRQALELLEPGGILVTCSCSGHVTPDDFLYMLIGVAHKSGRSLQFLERRGAAPDHPVSADCLENEYLKCIICRVS, from the coding sequence TTGTCCACGACTTCCGCGACCGCTGAACCCGAGGTCGCCACGTATCCGCGCGTGCTGCTCAAGCCGCGCAAAGCGAACCCGTTCTACGCCCGGCATCCCTGGGTGCTCGATAGCGCGATCCATCGCATCGAAGGGGACCCGGCCGATGGCGCCGTCGTCGACCTGATCTCCGACAAAGGCAAATGGATCGCCCGCGGCGTGTTCAATCGGCGCAGTCGAATTCAGGTGCGCCTGTATTCTTGGCGCGCGGACGAAGCGCTCGACGAGACATTCTTCCGGCAACGGCTCGAACGCGCGATTCGTCTCCGCGCAGATCTGGGACTTGCCGACCCGCGCGGCGGGGCGCGCCTCGTTTACAGCGAAGCCGATGAGCTGAGCGGCTTGATCGTCGATCGTTACGGCGAACATTTGGTCATCTATGTCACGGCACTCGCGATCGCGCAGCGCGTGGAGATGATCGCGGGTCTGCTGGAAGAATTGCTCCACCCTGTGAGCATTCTCTTGCGCATCGATCCCACGCTGGCCAGCACTGAGGGCATCGAAGTCGCCGACGGCGTACTCCGCGGCGCTGCGCCCGAGGCGCCGGTGCTGATCAACGAATATGGCGTGCAGTTCACGGTGGATTTGACCACCGGCCAGAAGACCGGCTATTTTCTCGACCAGCGCGAGAATCGTCGCGTCGCCGCGGAATATCTGCGCGGGCGCCGCGTCCTCGATATGTTCTGCTACACCGGCGGCTTCGGTCTCGCCGCGGCCAAGCTCGGTGGCGCGACGGACGTGCTGGCCGTCGATTCCAGCCGCAAAGCCCTGGCCATGGCCGAAAGCAACGCCGCGCTGAACGGCCTCACGCAAATTCGCTTTCAAGTCGGCGAGGCCTTCACCGTGCTCGACGAGCTGGTGGCCGCCAAGGACAAATTCTCCGGCATCATCCTCGATCCGCCGAAATTCGCCCGGGGGCGCAAGTCGCTGGAGCAAGCGCTGCGCGCCTACCATCGCCTTAACCGTCAGGCGTTGGAATTGCTCGAACCGGGCGGCATCCTGGTCACGTGCAGTTGCTCCGGCCACGTTACGCCCGACGATTTTCTCTACATGTTGATCGGCGTCGCGCACAAGTCCGGCCGCAGTCTGCAATTCCTCGAACGCCGCGGGGCTGCTCCGGATCACCCCGTCAGCGCGGATTGCCTCGAAAACGAATACCTAAAATGCATCATCTGCCGCGTGAGTTGA
- a CDS encoding PilZ domain-containing protein gives MFAKEQDWDLFGQSELISALAELEQSSQENVTRLRAHERLQIRVPLKVQPGNASERGRNPLDCVTADISNGGCMVIGPRPLLPGDVFWLTFDAERLNVGSLFARCMRCRMISEEAFEIGFRFFADVQIAGALAEEVELKA, from the coding sequence ATGTTCGCGAAAGAGCAGGATTGGGATTTGTTCGGCCAGAGCGAGCTGATTAGCGCGCTGGCCGAATTGGAGCAAAGCTCGCAAGAGAATGTTACGCGGCTCCGCGCACACGAGCGGTTGCAAATCCGCGTGCCCCTCAAGGTACAGCCCGGCAATGCGAGCGAACGCGGCCGGAACCCGCTCGATTGCGTCACCGCTGATATCTCCAACGGCGGTTGCATGGTGATCGGCCCGCGCCCGCTGCTGCCTGGCGACGTTTTTTGGTTGACCTTCGACGCCGAGCGACTCAACGTCGGTTCGCTGTTCGCGCGTTGCATGCGCTGCCGCATGATCAGCGAAGAGGCCTTCGAAATTGGCTTCCGCTTCTTCGCCGATGTGCAGATCGCCGGCGCGCTCGCCGAGGAAGTCGAACTCAAGGCCTAA